AGAGATGTACAGTAAAAAACGTACCCGTAATTTTGCCAGGCCAAGGCAGATAGCAATGTCTTTAGCGCGTGAATTGACTAATCATAGCTTCCCTGAAATCGGTGAAGCATTCGGTAGCCGGCACCATACAACCGTGATGCACGCCTGTGATGAAATTGAATCATTACGACAAAGTGATAATAATGTCGCACGCGACATTGCTTTTTTAACGCAGGTAATCAGGGATTAGAAGATTTAATTCAGAATAGTATTAATGGTATTTACGAATGGATAGGCTGTGCATGAAAATGTGGTTTAGTCTAAGTTTTGATATTAGGATAAAATCATCAACATTTCATCCACAACAGTTATTCTAGTTATGCAACGATGTTTTAGCTGTTTAAGTATTTGATTAAATAATGATTAATTTTTAATCCACAGAAATCCCGTACATTATTATTACTATTATTTATATATAAAATAGATTGTAAAAGATGAATATCAAAATAAACCGAGAAACGTTCTTAAAACCACTGTCTTCAGTAACTAGTATTGTAGAAAGACGTCATACGCTCCCTATCCTTTCTAATTTGCTATTAGAAGCCAAAGATAATCAGATCGTACTCACAGCCACAGATCTGGAAATGCAAATTTCTTTGTCCGTGAATACTGATATAGGTGGTAGTTTATCAACCACGATTTCTGCCAAAAAATTACTGGATATCTGTCGTTCATTACCAGATAACGCAGAAATCAATATGACTACCTCAGAAAGCCGGGTACAAGTAAAAGCGGGCAAAAGTCGTTTTAACTTACAGACCTTACCAGCCGCCGATTATCCAGTGATGACAAAGGCACAAACGGCTACATCTACTTTAATCAAGATAGGCCAAAGTTCACTTAAGCGTTTGTTTAAACAAGTTGAGTTTGCTATGGCACAGCAAGATATTCGTTATTACTTAAATGGTTTATTGTTTGAAGTATCTGGTAATCAATTGAATATCGTAGGCACAGATGGACATAGACTAAGCTTTACATCAACAGAGCTTAATCAGTCATACGAAAAGCAAGAGATCATCTTACCGCGTAAAACAGTGATAGAACTCATCAAATTACTCGATGAGAGTGATGAAGAAGTTTCTATAGAAATCACCAGCGGTCAGGTTAACTTCTCTTTTGGCGATATCAAGTTAATCTCAAAAGTGATTGATGGTAAATTCCCTGACTACACTAGAGTGATTCCAACAGGCCATCAGAACAACTTTACGATAGATCGCACCAGCATTTTATTGTCTATGCAACGTGCTTCTATCCTGTCAAACGAAAAGTATCGCGGCATCCGTATGGTTTTAGGTACAAATAGCTTGCGCTTGGTGAGCACTAATAGCGAACAAGAAGAAGCTGAAGAAGAGTTGGAAGTTAGTTACACTGGTGATTCCCTGGATATCGGCTTCAATGTTACTTACATGATTGATGTATTAAATAATGTAGATAATGAGCAAGTAATATTCTCTTTCGCTGATGCCAATAGCAGTTGCTTAGTCACAGTCCCTCAAGATAACAATTACAAATATGTAGTAATGCCAATGCGCATTTAAAAGTAGTTAAAAAGTGAGTTAAGTTACTTAACACCACATAATGTTTCACGTGAAACCAAAGCAAGACAAATAGAAAAGACAAAGCATGACTGATTACGATTCATCCAGTATTAAAATCCTTGAAGGTTTAGATGCCGTTCGCAAGCGCCCAGGCATGTACATAGGCGATACCTCTGACGGCAGCGGTTTGCACCATATGGTATTTGAAGTATTGGATAACGCGATTGATGAAGCGTTAGCAGGTCACTGTGATGACATCAAGATCATTATTCATCCTGATAACTCGATTAGTGTTTCAGATAATGGTCGCGGCATTCCTACAGATATTAAGACTGATGATAAGCATGAGCCTAAGCGCTCAGCGGCTGAAATTGTGATGACAGAGCTGCACGCTGGAGGCAAGTTTGACCAGAATTCATACAAGGTTTCTGGCGGCCTGCATGGTGTAGGCGTTTCCGTAGTAAATGCTTTGTCTGACTGGTTAAAGTTAAAGATTTACCGTGCAGGTAAAGTACACCAAATGGAATTCAAGCGTGGCGTTCCTGTTTCACCACTTGTAATTACTGGCACCAGCGAAAAGCGTGGTACTGAAGTACATTTTCTGGCCTCAGTTGAAACTTTTGTTTTAGTGGAATATCACTTTGAGATTTTGGCCAAGCGCATTCGTGAACTCTCATTCTTAAATAACGGCGTCAAGATTGAGTTGATAGACCAACGCCCGAATGGAAAATCAGAAAACTTTGCTTACTCAGGCGGCGTAAAAGGCTTTGTTGAATACATGAACCGCACCAAGTCGGTTTTGCATCCCAAAACTTTCTACGCAATCGGTGAAAAAGATGGCATGACGGTAGAAGTCGCTATGCAATGGAATGACTCATATAGCGAAACAGTTCAATGTTTTACCAATAACATTCCACAACGCGATGGTGGTACCCACTTAACTGGGCTGCGCACCGCGATGACACGTACGCTGAATCAATACATCGAGCAAAGCGAACAAGCGAAGAAGGCAAAGGTTGAAACAACGGGTGATGATATGCGTGAAGGCATTACTTGCGTGTTATCAGTAAAAGTGCCAGACCCCAAGTTTTCATCACAAACCAAAGACAAGCTAGTTTCTTCAGAGGTACAGCCTGTCGTATCTGAAGTGGTATCCGCTAAATTGGCTGAGTTCCTCCAAGAAAACCCGATTGATGCCAAAATTATCTGCGGCAAGATCGTAGATGCAGCTCGTGCGCGTGAAGCAGCCCGTAAGGCACGTGAAATCACCCGCCGTAAAGGCGCTATGGACACCATGGGCTTGCCTGGCAAGCTTGCAGATTGCCAGGAGAAAGACCCAGCGCTTTGTGAGCTCTACCTAGTCGAGGGTGATTCTGCAGGCGGTTCGGCCAAACAAGGGCGTGATCGTAAGAATCAAGCGATTCTGCCACTCAAAGGTAAAATCCTGAATGTAGAAAAAGCACGTTTTGATAAATTATTATCTTCGCAAGAAATTACCACCCTAATTACAGCGCTTGGTACAGGGATAGGTAAAGATGATTTCAGTGTAGAAAAGCTGCGTTATCACCGCATCATCATCATGACCGATGCTGACGTTGACGGTGCCCACATCCGTACTTTATTGCTGACATTCTTCTACCGCCAGATGACAGAGCTGGTTGAGCGCGGCCACATCTATATTGCCCAACCACCGCTCTACAAAGTGAAACAGGGCAGGGATGAGCGCTACCTTAAAGATGAGCATGAATTGGATGAGTACCTCTTGCAATCTGCATTAAAAGGCGCAGAACTGCTTACTAAAGAAGGTGGCGAAACCTTAACAGGCGAGCCATTGGCAGCCATTGCCAAACAAATGGTGCTCACAGAAGCCGTGATTCGCCGTTTAGTCTCGCTCTATGATGAAAGTGTATTGCGTGCCCTACAAGATATCCCAGATATCGCTGAGCTAGACTTGAACACCAAAGAGGGTGCTGAAAAAGCAGCCGCACAATTACGCCCATTACTCGGCCATACAGGCAGTGAAGTCATTGTCGGCTTTAACCAGGAAACTGAAAGCTATAGGCTGGAAGTAAATAAATATGTACACGGCAATTTACAGTGTTGCGTGATTGACTCTGATTTCCTCGCTAGCGGCGATTACCGCCAAATCAGCCGTATCTCTATCATGTTGCAAGGGTTGATCGGCGCAGGCGCATTAATCAAGCGTGGTGAAAAAGAGCAATCAGTCAGCACCTTCAAGGCAGCACTTGATTGGCTGCTCGGTGAAGCCAAGCATAACTTGGGTATTCAGCGTTACAAAGGCCTGGGTGAAATGAACCCAGAGCAACTTTGGGAAACCACTATGGACCCTAAGGTACGCCGCCTGCTGAAAGTGCAGATTGACGATGCGATTGCCGCAGATGAAATCTTCACAACGTTGATGGGTGATCAGGTTGAGCCACGCCGTGCATTTATTGAAAACAATGCACTGGGTGTGAATAATCTGGATATTTAAGCAATGTAACAAGCAAACAGAAAAGGCTCGTACAGAGCCTTTTCTGTTTTTTAGCGCTGGGTGTTTTCAGTCAACCCAATCTGTTACAAAATAGGCCAATACAAAAACAATTACTCAAGGCAATAACACTCCATGTTTGAACAAACCTTTAAGAGTATCGACAACATCCTGCGTATCGATGAAGGCGTTGCTACCGAGCTCGATTACACCGAGCAGACCTCATGGATACTGTTTTTAAAATACCTTGATGCTCTGGAAGTAAAAAAAGCCGACGAGGCAGTACTACTAGGTAAGAGTTATCAACCCATTATAGATACCCCATATCAATGGAACACATGGGCAGCGCCCAAGACAGCCGATGGCAAGTTTGACCATAACAACGCTTTAACAGGCGATGACCTCACCAACTTTGTGAACACCAAGCTATTTAGCTATTTAAAAGGCTTTAAGCAGCGTGCTACCAGCTATCAAACCATCGAATACAAAATTGGTGAGATATTTGATGAGATCACCAACCGCATCAAGAGCGGCTATAAATTGCGTGAGATTATCGAGCGCGTAGATGAGTTGCGCTTTAACACGCAGGCCGAAAAGCACGAGTTATCAAGCCTGTACGAAGATAAAATCAAGCGCATGGGCAATGCCGGGCGCAATGGCGGCGAATACTACACACCGCGCCCGCTGATTCGCGCCATGATTCAGGTGATACAACCCAAGATAGGCCAGACTATCTACGACGGTGCAGTGGGTAGCGCAGGCTTTTTGTGCGAGGCGTACGAATACCTCAGAAGTACCGACAACCTTAGCACCAGCGATCTAGCCATGCTGCACACCAACACGTTTTATGGCAAAGAGAAAAAGAGCCTAGCGTATGTCATTGCCATCATGAACATGATTTTGCATGGCATAGAAGCGCCCAATCTTCTCCACACCAACACGCTCACCGAGAATATCAACGATATTCAGGAAAAAGACCGTTACGATATTATCCTCGCCAACCCACCGTTTGGCGGCAGTGAAGATAAGCAGATACAACAGCCTTTCCCCATTAAAACTGGTGAAACCGCGTTTCTATTCCTGCAGCATTTTATTAAGAGCCTCAAAGCCGGTGGCCGCGCCGCCGTGGTGATTAAAAACACCTTTTTAAGTAATACCGATAATGCCTCGGTAAGCCTACGCAAGTTGTTACTAGAGAGCTGCAACCTGCATACGGTGCTCGATTGCCCAGGTGGTACCTTTCAAGGTGCAGGCGTTAAAACCGTGGTGCTGTTCTTTGAAAAAGGCGCGCCTACTCGCAATACTTGGTTTTACCAGCTAGAGCCAGGTCGGAATATGGGCAAAACCAACCCGCTCAATGACGCCGATTTAGCAGAGTTTGTAGAACTGCAAAAAAGTTTTGCTGACTCAGCCAAAAGCTGGCGGGTGCCATTCAGCGATATCAACACGGATACTTATGATTTATCGGTGAAAAACCCGAATGGCAATGAAGCTGTGGCGCATCGTAGCCCGCAGGCGATTATGGAAGAAATAGCCTTGCTGGATGCTGAAAGTGCAGAAGTATTGGCGGGGATTAAGGCGTTGTTATGAGTTTTTCGGTTTATATTTTGCGCTGTGCAGATCATAGCTATTACACAGGCCATACCGATAATCTTGAGCAACGCATAGCTCAACACAATCAAGGATACTTTCCTACTTGTTACACATACAAGCGTAGGCCTGTAGAGTTGGTATTTATTCAAAATTTCGCAACAAGAGAAGAGGCATTAGACTCAGAGCAACAAATAAAAGGATGGAGCCGAAAAAAGAAAGAGGCCATGATGCATGGCGATTGGGCAGAAGTTTCTCGCCTAGCAAAATGCACAACCCCCGTTCGCCCTGAGCTTGTCGAAGGGCAATGTGGTTCGACAAGCTCACCACGAGCGGATGGGGAACATTTATGAAGGCTGAGTGGCAATTAAAAACACTTGGGGAAGTTTGTGAAGTTGTAAACGGAGGCACGCCTAAAACAGGTGTTGATGAATATTGGGGTAATGAGCATTTGTGGATTACGCCAGCCGAAATGGGAAGAAGAGCAACTCCATATGTTAACGATACAGAGAGAAAAATTACCTCTCAAGGTTTAAAAAATAGTTCGGCTAGGCTTTTACCGCCTAACTCAGTAATACTTTCATCAAGAGCGCCTATAGGCCATTTGGTTATTAATACAAAACCAATGGCAACGAATCAGGGCTGCAAAGGCTTGGTGCCAAACGACGGATTAGCGCATAAGTATTTATTCTATTTTTTAATGGTAAATATTGATTTGCTTAATGATTTGGGAAGCGGAGCGACCTTCAAAGAGCTTTCTGGTGGCAAGCTAAAAGAAGTCAAAATACGATTGGCTCCGCCACCAGAACAACAACGCATCGTAGCCATACTCGACAAAACTTTTGAGGGTATTGCCAAAGCCCGCGCAAATGCAGAACAAAACCTGCAAAACGCTCGCGCCTTGTTTGAAAGTCATCTGCAATCCGTATTCACTCAGCGCGGTTTGGGTTGGAGCGAGAAGAAAATTGGTGATGTATGTGATTTAGTTAACGGATTTGCATTCAAGAGTTCTGATGTTGTTGATACTTCGCAAACTCAATTAGTCAGAATGGGGAATCTGTATGGCAATAATTTAAGTCTCGACAGAAGCCCTGTTTTTTACCCAGATAATTTTTCTGAAATCTATCGTAATTATCTTTTAGTTGAAGATGATTTAATTATGTCGCTCACGGGCACAACAGGTAAAGAGGATTATGGCTATACGGTAAAAATACCAAAGTGTAGCCATGCGCTTTTAATGAATCAGCGTATCGTTAAATTTGAAATATTGAATGCAGAGGTAATTAATCGAAACTTTCTAATGTATTACCTACGTTCTAGAGTTTTTCTAGACAAACTTTACTTAACCGCGAATGGAACGCGTCAAGCGAATTTATCTAGCCTAGTAATTAAAACGCTACCATTACCAATTTGCTCCACCGAAAAACAGCTATCTATTACAACAAAACTAGATGTGATTTGTAAAGAAACGCAACGCCTAGAAATCCTCTACCAACGCAAAATCACATGCCTCGATGAACTCAAAAAGTCGCTCTTGCAACAAGCTTTTGCTGGCGAGTTATAGGGTTTTATTTCGTCATTCCCATGTAAATGGGAATCCATCTTAAAGCTTTTAAAGTCCAAATAGATTCCCGTTTACACGGGAATGACGCGTAGATATGTATAGAAAACGCTATTTTTTATACATATCAAACACGACGTGATAAGAAAAATGAAAAATCTATACATGTCGATGAATCTGAAAAGTATCGCCACATCAACTGTATGTGTCGATACGGACGACATATTATGCATATGTGTCGATAGAATTGAAAAACATCGACATAAAAAATTGACGTGTCGATAGCATCGACATATACTCAACATGTGTCGATAAAACTTTAAAATGCAAACATGAGCTCTCTATCCTGGCAAGCTGATCAACCTTATCTGGCACTACCTAGGCTACCACCACAGGCGGATATTGAGAGTAAGTTGATTTTAAAACAATGCATTACAGCGCGCGCAGCGCTGGCGGAGCTTAAGCAGGCTGCGGAGCTGATACCTAATCAGGCAGTGTTAATTAATACCTTGCCGCTGTTAGAAGCGGGTGCTAGCTCTGAAATTGAAAACATTGTTACGACGACAGATAAGCTTTTTCAACATTTGCGCAATGAAGACCAGGCTGATCCAGCCACCAAAGAAGCTTTACGCTATAGCAGAGCGCTATTCGAGGGCTTTAAAGCGCTTAATCAATACCCTTTAAGTACCCGCACCATAGAAGAAATCTGTACCCAAATTAAGGGCGTGCAGATGAATGTGCGCCGTGTATCTGGCACTGCACTGAGCAACCATAAAACTGGTGAAGTGATTTATACGCCACCAGTAGGCGAAGATGTGCTGCGCACTATGCTGGCTGACTGGGAGCGTTTTTTACACAACGCGATTGATATAGACCCATTAATACGCATGGCAGTGGCACATTATCAGTTTGAGGCGATACACCCTTTTACTGATGGCAATGGCAGAACTGGACGTATCGTCAATAGCCTGTTCCTGATTCAAGAGGGTTTGCTCACCTTGCCGATTTTGTATTTAAGTCGCTATATCATTCAAAACAAGGCTGATTATTATCGATTGCTGTTGCAGGTGACACGCGAGCAGGATTGGGAATCGTGGATATTGTATGTACTGAAAGGCGTAGAAGAAACCGCAACCTGGACAACGGCCAAGATTGCGGCCATGAAAGCCTTGAATGAACATACCGTAGAATTTGTGCGGCAGAAATTGCCCAAGATTTATAGCTATGAGCTGGTGAACCTGATTTTTGAGTTGCCTTACTGCCGTATTAGCAGCTTGGTCGAGGCTGGCATTGCTAAGCGCCAGGCGGCGTCTGTTTATTTAAAGCAGTTGGTCGAGATAGGCGTATTGATTGAAGCGCCAGTCACGAAGGAGAAGTTATTTATTCACCCCAAGCTCATGCAGTTGCTATCAAAGGATAGCAATGAGTTTCAGCGATACCAATAACCAAAATGAATGAAGCCGAAACCCGTGCCGAGCTGATAGACCCTGCGCTTAAAACCGCTGGTTGGGGCGTAGTGGAAGGCAGCTATATCAAGCGTGAGCACATCACGCTGGGGCGTCTGCAGGGCGGCGGCAAGCGGAGCAACCAAGAAATCGCCGACTATGTGCTGGTATATAAAAACCACAAGCTGGCGGTGATAGAGGCAAAAGCTTTTGATAAGCCTTACACCGAAGGCGTGGCGCAAGCAAAGACCTACGCGAAAAAACTGGGCAGCCGCTTTGCTTTTGCCACCAACGGCCAGCGCATTTACGGCATTGATATGCAAACGGGCAAAGAGGCTGATGTAGCGATCTACCCGAGCCCGGAAGCGTTATGGCAGCAAACCTTTGCCGAACAAAATGCATGGCGTGATGCCTTTGGCGAAATTCCGTTTGAAGATAAAGGCGGCACCTGGAGTGCGCGTTACTACCAACATAACGCCATAGAAGCAGTGCTTGAGGCGATAGCCAATAATCAGCAGCGGATATTGCTGACACTGGCGACGGGTACAGGCAAAACCTTTATTGCATTTCAATTGGCGTGGAAGCTGTTTTATAGCCGCTGGAACCTGAGCCGCGAGCTAGACCACGAAAAACAGCGCAGGCCGCGCATTTTGTTTTTGGCCGACCGTAATATTCTGGCCGACCAGGCTTATAACGCGTTTTCAGCCTTCCCAGATGATGCCTTGGTGCGTATTGCGCCAGATGAAATCAGCAAAAAAGGCCGCGTACCTAAAAACGGCAGTATCTTCTTTACGATATTCCAGACCTTTATGAGCGGGCTGGGTGCGGATGGTGAGCCTGCCCCCTATTTTGGCGAGTACCCGCCCGACTTTTTCGATTTCATCATCATCGACGAGTGCCATCGTGGTGGTGCCAATGATGAAGGTAACTGGCGCAGCATACTGAAGTATTTCAGCCCTGCAGTGCAGTTGGGCTTAACAGCCACGCCCAAGCGCAAAGACAATGTGGATACTTATGCGTATTTCGGCGAGCCTGTCTATGTTTATTCGCTGAAAGAGGGCATTAACGATGGCTTTTTAACGCCGTTTAAACTGAGACAATTCGCTACCACGCTGGATGAATATATCTATAGCCCAGGCGATGGCATCGTGGTGCAAGGTGAGGTGGTGCCCGGCAAGTTATATAAAGAGGGCGATTTTAATCGCGTTATCAAGATTGCTGCGCGTGAACAATACCGTGTGAAACTGCTGATGGATTTGATTAACCAAGGCGAAAAGACGCTGGTATTTTGTGCCACGCAAGAGCATGCCCTGGAAGTGCGCGACTACATCAATCAAATCAAAACCAGCAAGGATCCGGAATATTGCGTGCGAGTGACTGCGGCAGATGGCGCGCTCGGCGACCAGTATCTAAAGGCGTTTCAAGATAACGATAATACGATACCTACTATTTTGACTACCTCGCAGAAGCTTTCTACCGGCGTGGATGCACGCAATGTGCGCAATATTGTGCTATTTCGCGAGGTAAATAGCATGATTGAGTTCAAGCAGATCATCGGGCGCGGTACACGATTATTTGATGGCAAGGATTACTTTACGATTTATGACTTTGTAAAAGCGCATCATCATTTTAGTGACCCGGAATGGGATGGTGAGCCAGACCCAGTCGAGCCAACTGAGCAATCAGAAAAGACTAGAGGCGCAAGTCAAGCCGAGCAACCACGAGCACCTTATGTGCCTGAGCCACGACCAGAGAAAATCCTCATTAAGTTATCCGATGGTAAAACCCGCCAGATACAACACATGATGGCAACCAGCTTTTGGGGTGCTGATGGCAAACCGATGTCCGCAGCACAGTTTTTGGAAAGTTTGTTTGGCGTACTGCCCGAATTTTTCAAAGATGAAGACGTGTTGCGCGAGATTTGGAGCCAGCCGGAAACCAGAAAAAAACTGTTGGAAGGCTTGGGCGAAAGAGGGTTTGGATTACCCATACTGGCTGAGATGCAGAAGATTATTGATGCTGAGCAAAGTGATTTATACGATGTATTAGCCAATGTTGCCTTTGCGCTACCGCCGCTAAGCCGAGATACAAGAGCTAGCGAAGCTAAAACTAAAGTCCACCAGAAGTTTGCAGACAAGCAGGCTGAGTTTATCGACTTTGTGCTTGGGCAATATGTGAAACAAGGCGTGGAAGAGTTGAGCCAAGAAAAGCTAAAAGACTTGCTGGAGCTACGTTATCAATCGATTCACGATGCTACCCAAGTGCTAGGTAACCCCAATGAGATCAGGCAGCTGTTTGTAGACTTTCAGCAATATCTTTATCTCTAGTAAAACATAGCTTTAAGAAGTTACTCATTATCAATTTTGAGTCTTTTGGCTATGAACTAAGGCTTGTGAAAAATCATACAAAACAAAAGGTGAAACTAAGTTAAGCGAACTAGGGTCGTAAGTTTTCTTATATTCAACCGACATATACAAATAACAAAACGCAATCTTGTTACTATTTACAAGACTGCAATGAATGAGGTTGTCTCCATGTCGAACTTACTACGTACGGCTTTTATCAATACCCGCCAGAAAACGATAGCACTGGCTGAGCCTTTGTCAGAAGCTGATATGACAATCCAGGCGGCAGAGTTTGTGAGCCCTGGCAAATGGCACTTGGCGCATACCAGCTGGTTTTTTGAAGAGTTCATGTTGCGGCCGCTTGGTATCAGTTTTGTTCAAAGTGAGTCATACCGGTTTTTATTCAACTCTTATTATGAAACGATAGGCAAACGCCAGCCACAATATGCACGTGGCTTGATTACACGCCCAGCACTGGCCGAAGTCTTGGAATATCGCGAGGCCGTTAATCAGGCCGTTCTGAAATTGATAAACGCAGGCTTGGATAATCACCAGCTAGAAATACTGGAAATCGGCATCAACCACGAACAGCAGCACCAGGAGCTGTTCTTAACTGACATTTTGTATAACTTGGCACAAAACCCTTTGTACCCTGCGTACATACCAGCCCCACAAGACGTAATAAAGAAAAATGTAGCCCACAGCACAGATTCAGTAATAACGTTCGCTGGTGGGCTCTGTAGTATCGGGCATGAGGCATCTGGTTTTAGTTTTGACAACGAGTTGCCGAGTCATCTAGTATTTTTGCAGCCTTACGGTTTAAGCCGCCATTTAGTGACTAATGCTGAGTGGGTTGAGTTTATTGAAGATGGCGGCTACCAAACACCCTTACTTTGGCTGGCGGATGGCTGGAAAAAGCTTAAAGAAGAAGATTGGCAGATGCCTTTGTATTGGCAAAAACAGGACGAATATCTTGCATATGGTTTGCATGGGCTGCGTGCGCTGGATTTACAAGCACCTGTAAGCCACATCAGTTTTTTTGAGGCCGATGCTTTTGCGCGTTGGGCTGGTAAACGTCTGCCTACCGAGGCAGAGTGGGAAGTCGCAGCGCGCACTTCGGACCCAGAGTCTGAATTACAAGATCTTTATCAGTCTGTATGGCAATGGACGGCGAGCCCTTATGTGGCTTACCCAGGTTTTAAAGCCGCTACTGGTGCAGTGGGCGAATACAACGGCAAGTTTATGAATGGGCAGTATGTATTGCGCGGCTCTTCATTTGCTACACCAGCAAGCCATGCGCGCGTGAGTTACCGCAATTTTTTCTATCCGCATCAACGTTGGCAATTTAACGGTTTGCGTTTGGCCGAAGCAGCCTGATTATTATGAATAAAATGACCGAAATACCGCAGATCACCAACCAAGCGTTTCTACAGGACGTGCTGGATGGCCTTTCGCAAAAGCAGAAAACGTTGCCATGCAAATGGTTCTATGATGAAACGGGTTCACAGCTATTTGAAGCCATTACAAAAACGCGTGAATACTATCCAACCCGTGTGGAAACGCGTTTGTTGCAACAAGCTGCGCTCGAACTCACAAGCTTGATTCCAGAACTACAGGTATTGATAGAGCCTGGTAGTGGCGCCAGTGTGAAAACGCGAGCGCTGCTGCAAACGCAAGCCCAACTGAAGCACTACATACCGATTGATATTTCAGCAGAGTTTTTGCAGGCGGTTGCCGCGCAGTTGCAAGCAGATTTCCCGCAGATTAATACTGTGCCTGTCGTTGGCGATTTCAGCATGGATATGCCAACGATTGATTGGCATGGCATAGCTAAAACAGGTGATTGCGTAGTGTTTTTCCCTGGCTCTACTATTGGAAATTTTTCTCCAGAAGAAGCAAGTAAGCTACTCAGCGACTTTCACCAACTGGCTGGCGAGCATGCGATTAGCAAAAAAAAGTGGCTGCTAATTGGGGTAGACAGCACGCAAAATACAGCGCAGTTAGTGAATGCTTACAATGACGCAGCGGGGATTACAGCAGCCTTTAACAAAAACTTATTGGTGCGTGCTAACCAAGAGTTGCAAG
This genomic window from Methyloradius palustris contains:
- the egtD gene encoding L-histidine N(alpha)-methyltransferase: MNKMTEIPQITNQAFLQDVLDGLSQKQKTLPCKWFYDETGSQLFEAITKTREYYPTRVETRLLQQAALELTSLIPELQVLIEPGSGASVKTRALLQTQAQLKHYIPIDISAEFLQAVAAQLQADFPQINTVPVVGDFSMDMPTIDWHGIAKTGDCVVFFPGSTIGNFSPEEASKLLSDFHQLAGEHAISKKKWLLIGVDSTQNTAQLVNAYNDAAGITAAFNKNLLVRANQELQANFELDQFKHEARFNPVESRIEMHLVSLQKQVVEIAGSSFVFESGESILTENCYKYAQPRFLEMAQKSGWQSVKTWQDQQESEFCLFLFRASAP
- the egtB gene encoding ergothioneine biosynthesis protein EgtB → MSNLLRTAFINTRQKTIALAEPLSEADMTIQAAEFVSPGKWHLAHTSWFFEEFMLRPLGISFVQSESYRFLFNSYYETIGKRQPQYARGLITRPALAEVLEYREAVNQAVLKLINAGLDNHQLEILEIGINHEQQHQELFLTDILYNLAQNPLYPAYIPAPQDVIKKNVAHSTDSVITFAGGLCSIGHEASGFSFDNELPSHLVFLQPYGLSRHLVTNAEWVEFIEDGGYQTPLLWLADGWKKLKEEDWQMPLYWQKQDEYLAYGLHGLRALDLQAPVSHISFFEADAFARWAGKRLPTEAEWEVAARTSDPESELQDLYQSVWQWTASPYVAYPGFKAATGAVGEYNGKFMNGQYVLRGSSFATPASHARVSYRNFFYPHQRWQFNGLRLAEAA
- the hsdR gene encoding EcoAI/FtnUII family type I restriction enzme subunit R; the protein is MNEAETRAELIDPALKTAGWGVVEGSYIKREHITLGRLQGGGKRSNQEIADYVLVYKNHKLAVIEAKAFDKPYTEGVAQAKTYAKKLGSRFAFATNGQRIYGIDMQTGKEADVAIYPSPEALWQQTFAEQNAWRDAFGEIPFEDKGGTWSARYYQHNAIEAVLEAIANNQQRILLTLATGTGKTFIAFQLAWKLFYSRWNLSRELDHEKQRRPRILFLADRNILADQAYNAFSAFPDDALVRIAPDEISKKGRVPKNGSIFFTIFQTFMSGLGADGEPAPYFGEYPPDFFDFIIIDECHRGGANDEGNWRSILKYFSPAVQLGLTATPKRKDNVDTYAYFGEPVYVYSLKEGINDGFLTPFKLRQFATTLDEYIYSPGDGIVVQGEVVPGKLYKEGDFNRVIKIAAREQYRVKLLMDLINQGEKTLVFCATQEHALEVRDYINQIKTSKDPEYCVRVTAADGALGDQYLKAFQDNDNTIPTILTTSQKLSTGVDARNVRNIVLFREVNSMIEFKQIIGRGTRLFDGKDYFTIYDFVKAHHHFSDPEWDGEPDPVEPTEQSEKTRGASQAEQPRAPYVPEPRPEKILIKLSDGKTRQIQHMMATSFWGADGKPMSAAQFLESLFGVLPEFFKDEDVLREIWSQPETRKKLLEGLGERGFGLPILAEMQKIIDAEQSDLYDVLANVAFALPPLSRDTRASEAKTKVHQKFADKQAEFIDFVLGQYVKQGVEELSQEKLKDLLELRYQSIHDATQVLGNPNEIRQLFVDFQQYLYL